A single window of Candoia aspera isolate rCanAsp1 chromosome 3, rCanAsp1.hap2, whole genome shotgun sequence DNA harbors:
- the ADIG gene encoding adipogenin: MKYPLVPLINDLTFPFLFFWFCLPFGILLILLVFWFQHLLNEAEVPITKEIKMPPCDDPDGNTDLKSKCESSGNNSRGNKSRKALKFDMKMTPVVEKLGPKLARLSTKERVQGKSLSALILGQLDQCVKQYCSEKNSMYNTAVLYLAE, translated from the exons ATGAAGTATCCCCTAGTTCCTTTAATTAATGACCtaacatttccttttctctttttctggttTTGCTTGCCTTTTGGGATACTATTGATCTTACTGGTTTTTTGGTTTCAACATCTACTTAATGAAG ctGAAGTTCCCATTACTAAAGAAATAAAGATGCCACCTTGTGATGATCCTGATGGGAATACTGACCTCAAGTCTAAATGTGAATCCAGCGGAAATAACAGCCGAGGCAACAAGTCCAGAAAAGCCTTAAAGTTTGATATGAAGATGACTCCAGTTGTGGAAAAATTGGGCCCCAAGCTTGCCCGCTTGAGTACAAAAGAAAGAGTCCAGGGAAAAAGCCTGTCTGCTCTTATTTTAGGCCAGTTGGACCAATGTGTCAAACAGTATTGTTCTGAGAAGAATTCTATGTATAATACAGCTGTG CTCTACCTGGCTGAGTGA